One Isoptericola dokdonensis DS-3 genomic window, TGGTGCTCTACCAACTGAGCTACATCCGCACGACCGGGTTTTCGGGCTGTTGCCCTGCGTTCCGGCGCCTGGTGAACAGTACTTGACCCCGGGCCCGGAGGTCCAATCGCGCCCGGTGTGACCTGCGCCGCTACCGTCCGGTCACGAGGCGGCGGCCTCGTGCTGCTCCTCGTGGTCGTGCTCGTGGTCGTGCGGCAGGCCTGCCTCGTGGGCGGCGCGGTGGGCGGCCTCCCGCGCGGCGATGCGTTCCTGCACCTCGGGGCGTCGCAGCGGCGGCACCGTCGGCGGCGGGGTCCGGCGTGCCGGCAGCTCGGCGAGGAGCGCGGTGACGATCTCGGTGATCTGCGCGGCCGCGGCCTCGCAGGGCTCGCGGGTGGCCGGGGCGGCGTCGTAGGCGACGCCCGTGACCTTCTTGACGAACTGGGCGGCGGCGGCCTCGATCTCCTCGCCGGTGGCCGGCGGTTCGAGGCCTCGCAGGGTGGTGATGTTGCGGCACATGCCACAGACGCTACGCCGCACGCGGTCGCGGCGCAGGCTGTCGGGGCCGCGCTCGGGCCGGGTGGCTCGTGGCACGCGAAAGGCCCCGGACGTCGTGTCCGGGGCCTTGCTGGTGGGCGATACTGGGATCGAACCAGTGACCTCTTCCGTGTCAGGGAAGCGCGCTACCGCTGCGCCAATCGCCCGAGGTGGGTACGGGATTCGAACCCGTGTATACGGCTTTGCAGGCCGCTGCCTCGCCTCTCGGCCAACCCACCACCTTGAGACGTGCTCGCCGGGCCTCGTCTCCGAGACGGCCGGGGAACGGGCCTCCGAGCGGATGACGAGACTCGAACTCGCGACATCCACCTTGGCAAGGTGGTGCTCTACCAACTGAGCTACATCCGCGCGACCGGCGTTTCGGGGCTGCCCCCTGCGTTCCGGCGCGAACAGAACATTAGTGGACCGATCGTGAATCCGTCCAATCGCCCCGCGGTGCGGCGCTGGCATAGCGTTGCGCCGTGCTTCCCCCGACCTCCTGGGCCTCCTTCGGCGGCCGCGTGGCCTCCGACGTCGTGGAGTGCGTGGACCTCACGGCGCACCCGGAGCGTCTCGCGGAGCCCGGACCGTGGTTCGTCGTCGTCGACTTCGAGGCCTACGGGCGCGGCGGGCGGGCTCGCGCCTGGCGTTTCGCGCGGGTGTCCGCCGCGGTGCCGGCCTCCCGGCCGGTGGCCTGGAGCGGACCGCACCCGCGCAGCTGGCGCAGCTCGCTGGACCGCCCGGCGTACGAGGCGGCCGTGGAGACGGTCCGCGCCCACGTGCGCGAGGGCACCGTGTACCAGGTGAACGTCTGCCGGGTGCTTGAGGCGCCGCTGGCCGGCACCGACGGCGGCGAGCCGGACGCCCGGGCCCTCGCGGCCCGGCTCGCCACGGGCAACCCCGCCCCCTACGCCGCGGCCGTGCACGTGCCGGCGGCCAGCGGCGTCGACCCCGTGTGGGTCGTGTCCGCCTCGCCCGAGCTCTACCTGTCCCTCGACGCCGGTGCGCTCGGCTCGGGGCCGATCAAGGGCACCGCCCCGACCGCCGACGGGCTCACCGCGAAGGACCGCGCGGAGAACGTCATGATCACCGACCTGGTGCGCAACGACCTCCAGCAGGTGTGCGAGCCCGGCACGGTGACGGTCACCGACCTGCTGGGCGTCGAGGAGCACCCCGGCCTCGTCCACCTCGTCTCCCGGGTGCACGGACGGCTCGCCGCCGACGTCGCCGCCACGCCCGACCGGTGGGCCCGGGTGCTGGCCGCGACGTTCCCTCCCGGGTCCGTCTCCGGCGCGCCCAAGTCTACGGCGCTGCGCCTCATCGACGACCTCGAGACCGCGCCCCGCGGCCCCTACTGCGGGGCGGTCGGGTGGGTCGACGGCGACCGTGCCGAGCTCGCCGTCGGCATCCGCACCTTCTGGTGGGACGACGGCGTCCTGCGGTTCGGCACGGGCGCCGGCATCACCTGGGGCTCCGACGCCGCGGCCGAGTGGCGCGAGACCGAGCTCAAGGCCGCTCGGCTCGTCGGGCTGGCCTCCGGCCCCGCCGACGACGCGCGTCCCTGACGCCGGGGCTACCGTGGTCGGGACGACCCTCGACGACGGAGGCCGACATGACAGCACTGTGGCTGACCCTGCGGTACCGCGACCCGGCCGCCGCCCTGAGGTGGCTGCTCGCCCTCGGCTTCACCGAGCGCGCCGTGCACCGCTCGCCGGACGACCCCGGCGCCGTCGTGCACGCCGAGCTCGACTGGCCCGGCGGCGGCGGGCTCATGCTCGGCCTCGCCCACGAGAGCCCCGAGTGGCCGCAGCAGCCCGGCACGGGTGGCGCCTACCTCGTCGTCGACGACGTCGACGCCGCGTTCGCGACGGCCGTCGCCGCGGGTGGTCGTCCCGTCGCGTCGCCGCGGGACGTCGACTACGGCGGACGGACAGCCGCGGTGGCGGACGCCGAGGGCAACCTGTGGAGCCTCGGCACCTACCGGCCCTGACACCCGGCGGGCCGACCGATGAGTCCGCCCGGAGGTGACGGTCGGTACCGGCATGAGCATCGTGACCTGTGACATCGCCGTGTCCCTCGACGGCTTCGCGGCCGGGCCGCACCCCACGCGCGAGCTCCCCTTCGGGGACGTCGTCGGCACCGGCGAGGTGCTGCACTCCTGGATGTTCGACCACCACGCCGACGACCACCGCCAGGAGATCGCGGCGATCCTCGACGCCGGCGCCTACGTCATGGGTCGCGGCATGTTCTCGCCCGACACCGGGCCGTGGGACCTCGACTGGACCGGATGGTGGGGCGACGAGCCCCCGTACCGGGCACCCGTCCTCGTGCTCACCCACCACGAGCGCGCGCCCCTGACGCTGGGGGAGACCACCTTCCACTTCGTCACCGGCGGCCTCGAGGACGCCATGGCGCGGGCGCGGCACGCCGCGGGGGACCGGCCCGTGTCCGTCGCCGGTGGCGCCGGGCTGGTCAACCAGTGCCTGCGCGCCGGTGTCATCGACGAGCTGCGGCTGCACGTCGTGCCCGCCGTCCTCGACGTCCCCGGCGCGACGCGCCTCTTCGACGGCGTCGGACGCCACGACCTCGAGGCCGTCGGGGCGCGCTGGACACCCGAGGTGACCCACCTCACCTACCGGCGTCGGGCAGACTGAGGTCCATGACTCTCGTGATCTGGGCCGAAGGCCGACTGGTCGGGTCCGACGAGGCCGCGCTGAGCGCGGTCGACCACGGCATCACCGTGGGGGACGGCGTGTTCGAGACCTGCACCGTGCTCGACGGCCGGGTGTTCGCCCTGACCCGGCACCTCGCGCGCCTCGCACGCTCCGCCCGCGGGCTCGGCCTCGAGGCCCCCGACGAGCAGAAGGTCCGCGACGGCGTCGCCGCGGTCCTGGCCGCCGCCACCCACGAGGCCGGCCCCTTCGACGGGCGGCTGCGGATCACCGTCACCGCCGGGGTCGGGCCGCTCGGCTCCGGGCGGGTGCCCGGCGCGCAGACGGTCGTGGTCGCCGCCCAGGACGGCGCGATGGCGCCCGAGTCGCACTCGGCCCGCTCACCCTGGCCCCGCAACGAACGGTCCCCGATCGCCGGGCTCAAGACGACGTCGTACGCGGAGAACGTGGTGGCGCTCGCGGACGCGAAGGCCAAGGGCGCCGACGAGTCGATCCTGCCCAACACCGTCGGGGCGCTCTGCGAGGGCACGGGCTCGAACGTGTTCGTCGAAGGGGGCGGCGAGCTGCTGACGCCGCCCCTGGAGTCCGGCTGCCTGGCCGGCATCACCCGCGCCCTGGTGCTCGAGTGGGGCGCCGAGGCGGGCCTGCCCGTGCGCGAAGCGGCCCTCGACGAGCTGCCCTTCAGCGTCCTCGACGACGTCACCGCCGGCCGGGCGCAGCTCGCCCTGACCTCCTCGGGGCGCAACGTGCAACCCGTGACGTGGCTCGACGGCGCACCCGTCGCCGCGGGGGAGATCACCCTGGCCGTGCGGGAGGTGTTCGAGAAGAACTGTCGCGAGCGCCTCGACCCCTGACCCGGCGGGGGTGACGTCGCTCGGCGGGCTGTGGGGCGCGTCGCAGTCGTCCGGTTTGGACCCGGACGGGATCCGTGACTAGTATCGACCTCGCACCGGGCGATTGGCGCAGTGGTAGCGCGCTTCGTTCACACCGAAGAGGTCACTGGTTCGAACCCAGTATCGCCCACAGAGAAAGGCCCCCTGACCAGCAGAAATGCTGGGTAAGGGGGCCTTTCGCTTTGCCGGGTGGAGTACTTCCCCAAGGGCACCGACCTGTCCCGCTGGAGCGACAGCGAGGTCCAGGCCGTGGCCGCCGCGCTCAACCGCGACCCCGAACGATCCTCGGCTGGAAGACGCCCGCCGAGGCCTTCGAGGAATACGTACGATCGACCCAGACAACCGGTGTTGCCACGACCTGTTGAACTCGCCCCCCCCGCTGACCAGGAGTGATGCTCGACCGTATGACACCGCCCCCTCCTCCAGGGTCAGGTGGCACAAGAATCCAGTTGTCCGCCTCCGCGGAACGCGGGACACACCACCTCCACTGAACCCGGGGCGCAACAACGGTCGGCGACGCCTACGACACCAGCGTGATGGATACGATCAACGGCCTCTACAAGGCCGAGTGCATCCGCACCACCGTGTTCCAGCCCAGCCCCTACAAGACGATCGCGGACGTCGAGTTCGCGACCGCCGGCTGGGTCGACTGGTACAACAACCGCCGCCTCCACTCGAGCCTGCGCCACCTCCCCGCCCATCGAGTTCGAGCAGGCCCACTGCGCTGCTCTCAAGCGAGAGCCGCAACCCGTATGAGAGCGGCGTCAAACCTGGGGCGCTTGAGTCTCGCGCGATGGGCTCCTGGACATCGACGCAGTTCATGAGCATGTTCTGCCCTCGAGACCGAGTTGTCACGCATGTCACGACCTGTCACTATCTGCTCGATCCCACACCGGGGTTGCTGACAGACGACACTGGGAGAACTGTGTTCCGCAAGGTGGCTGCAACGGTTTCAACGACCCTCGTCCTTCTGCTCGCCGGCGCTGGCGCCGCTCAGGCGGAGGGAAGCTTCAACTCCTACATCAGCGGTTGGTTCACCGGAATCACGTCTCGCACGTGGTCGGACAACAACACTGACTCAGCCGCGACGACCATCCGGTTCTCCGGCTGCACCTGGCAGCAGGAGCCCGTTCCTGGGTCGGTGTCGAGCGCAACCGTCATGCTTGTCCGAGTGCGCGACCTGGCGCCGGATTCCGACGTCTCCGCCAAGACTCTGGCCTGCACGGCAAGCTCAGGCTCCACCGGCAACTGGGGCGACGTCAGCAAGTCGGACTACAAGTTCCGCCTGACCAAGATCAACGGTTCGACGACGACCAACTACCAGCTCGCAGTGAAGACTGTGGCAGTCAAGTACTGATCGGCGTCTCATGATCCAGTTCGACAGGGTGACCTACCGGTACGGGCGGGCCGACCGTAGCGTCCTCGATCACTTCACGTGGGACGTCTCGCGCGGCAGGACGGTACTGCTGGGTCCGAATGGTGCCGGCAAGTCCACCCTGCTCGGCCTCGGTGCTGGGGCGTTCGCGCCCCAGCACGGGTCCGTGCACGTGCCCGGGGTCGACCGGTCGCAACGCTCGCGAGCGCGGCGGCGAACGTGGGCGGGCGTGGTCGGTTGGATGCCGCAGGACGTCCGCGCGGTGCGAGGGCTTACAGCGCGTGAGCAGGTTGCCTACGCAGGTTGGTTGCGCGGTCTGACGCGGTCGGACGCATGGGAGCGCGCAGCTGCCGCTCTCGAAGCCGTGGACCTCGTCGCCGAGACCGATCGTCAGACCTCCGCGCTGTCGGGTGGGCAGTTGCGTCGTGTCGGCATTGCCGAGGCGCTCGTCCCGGGACCGTCGGTCCTGCTGCTCGACGAGCCGACCGTCGGGCTCGATCCTGGGCAGCGGGCACGGGTACGTGACTTGCTGGTGGACCTTCCCGGCGTTCAGACACTCGTGGTCTCCACCCATCAGGTGGATGACTTGTCCGAGATCTTCGACCATGTCGCGGTCCTCCAACGAGGCGCGCTCCGATTCACCGGCGACGTACCGACCTTCCTCGAGCACGGCGACCCTGGAGCGGACGTGGCTCGCCGGGCGGAGACGGCATTTCGGACCCTGGTGCCGGAGAGCGCAGCATGAGGGCACGGTCGCGGCTCTGGTTCTCGGGTGCGGCGTGGATGGCGCCCGTCGCCGTCGGTCTCGGTGTCTTGCTCCTGTCGGCGAACGAGCTGTCGGGCGCCCCGAGCGCGGTGACCGCTGGTGTGCACGGCGCATGGCCCGTCATCGTCGTCGCACCTGTCGTGGCCACGGGTGCCGCGATCACCGGCGGGACCCTGCGTCGTGCTCAATGGCACGTGCGGCCGACGAGCCGCTCTACCGCCAGCCTCCTCGCCGAGACGTTGTGGCCCCACGTGGGTGCGGGGGTGCTCGCCCTCGTCGTCACGACCGTGATCGCGCTCGTCGACCTCCCGTACGGGGACTTTCCCGACCTGCGCCCGTTGGCGGCCGCAAGCGTCGTCGTCGTCGCTTTCGCCGTCCTCGGCTTTGCGCTCGGCCAGCGAGTGTGGATGCCCCTGGCGTTGGTTGCCGCGAGCGGTGGAACCTTCTACCTGCTCGCGTTCCGGGTCACGGTGGAACCTCTGTGGCTGCGCCACCTCGGCGGGGTCGACGAGTGCTGTCAGGTGTACGAGACGCTGAGCAACCGTGTTCCCGCTGCGTCGATCCTCGCGGCCTGCGCACTCCTGGTGCTGGGAGCAGTTGTCGTCGCCTTCCGCCCCCAACGCACCGGATCGGTGCTCGCAGGAGCCGGGACGGCAACAGTCCTGCTTGCCATGGGGGTTGTCCTGGTCAGCGGCATGGGCTCGTCCCCGGCGACGCTTCGTACGGGCGAGATGACTTGTCGCCAGGGCGTCGTCGAGTACTGCGTCTGGCCAGAGCAAGGCACGCGCCTCGCGCAGATGATGCGCGTCGGTGACACGGTGCTCGGTTCGGTGAGCTCCACGACCGGCGCCCCGCTACCGACGGCCTTGACCGCGTCCAGGGACCTACGAGCCGGGGAGAACACCTTCGAGGTCCCCGACAGTGACGACGACCTGGATGTGGCGAGAGAGATCGGTTCTGCCGCCGCGCCCGCACTCACGAACCAGTGCGCACTTCGACTCGATCACGTGTCCGCAGGCGAGGACCGGTCGGTGCTGAAGCCAGAGGACGCAAGCCGGATGCTCGACGCACTCTGGATCGCCAATGCGTGGTGGCAGGTCGGATCTCTGAGCGCTATGGGCTGGGACGAGACCGATGCCCTGAGCGAGGTCCTGGGTGAGGACCCCGAGCCGCTGGCAGGGCTACTCGGACTCCGCCCGCCAGCGCAGGCGGATTGGATCTCCGACGTCGGCAGAGCAGCGGCATCGTGCGACATTTCCGGGGCGCCTACGGTCCCCCGCGAGGGCGGCGATCGATGAGGTGGTATCTCGCTTCCCGCCGCCTTCGTAGTCTGCTGCTGGTCGTGGTGCTGTTCGCGCTGATCTCCGCCCTCGCGGGTGGTCTTGTGCTGACGCTTCCTGGAATCGTTCCGGGGCCACCACTCTCTCTTCCCGCTGCGCTCCTGCTCCCGAGCTTGTGCAGCTCTGCGGTCGTGGCTGTGTTCTCGGCCGACAGGATCTCGACAGAGGTGTTGTCCTCGAGGCCCCTTCGGCTACTTGATCACGGCAGCGTCCTGGCCCTTGTGTTGGTGGCCTCAGGCACTCTGGCTGCCGCAGCAGTCATCGGGCATGCGCCCCAGCTCTTCGGTGCCGCGCGTAACGTTGTCGCGTTCGCCGGCGTCGCCCTCTTCCTGAGGCCCGTTGCCGGTGACCGGTACGTCGTCGTGGTCCCCGCCCTGGCGACGCTCGCCATCGCTGCGCTCGGTGCCCCGGTCCGCAACGAGGGCTGGTTCTGGTTCTTGCGCGAAGCGTCGGCATCCTCGTGGGCAGGCGCGGCCACGCTGCTACTCGTCGGGACACTTGTCAGCCTCGCTGCAACTCGTCGGACACCTACTCGGAGGAGTTGATTCTCTCGCGGGGGAGAGGGGGAAGAGGGGGACCCCTCGCAAGCGCCCTGGTCAGTCGTTCCGATCGTGCCGATACCGGCGCTGCGCCCGCAGTTCGACGCGTTGTCCCTCACCGTGTTCCTCGTCGACCAGATGGGTGGTGTCGACTATCGGGGCGCGTGGAGCGCCCGCGGGTGACGTTGAATGTGGAGGGCTCCCTGAACAGCAGAAGTGCTGGTCAGGGAGCCTTTCGCATCGCCGGGTAGAGCACTGCTGGTCCATCTGCTGGTCTCTGTCCTTGGCCGGCAGCGGGCGGGGGCGTCCATCGTCGGACCGCCTCGGACGATCGACCCACGTCGAGGACGAAGCCATGCGACCACTCGGGTCGTCCTGGCCGACTGAGAACCGGTGTCACCCATTCGTGCAGCGGTCCCAGGGCTGCGATGCCCTGGCCCTGCGGGACGGACCCCTGAGAGGCGGGCGGCTCAGGGCCCGTCGTCGAGCCGGAGATGGCGGCGCACCGCTGCCGCGGCGTCGCGCAGCTGGTCGAGCTGCTCGGGGGTGAGCGCGTCGACGAAGACCTCCTTGATCGCGCGAAGGTGCGGCAGGGTGCTGGCGTGGAAGGCGCGGTGGCCGGAGTCGGTGAGCACGACCCGCGAGCCCCGGGCGTCCTCTGCGCACGGTTCGCGACGGACCAGGCCGCGCCGCTCCATGCGGCCGAGGTGACCGGACAGACGGCTGCGTTCCCACTCGATGTGTGCGGCGAGAGCGGAGGACCGCATGGCTCGGCCGTCCGCCTCGCTCAGTGCGAGGAGCACCCTGTAGTCCCCGCCGGAGAGTCCCGACTCCTCGTGCAGCCGGGCCTCGATGCGGGCGCGGACGATCTCGGAGGTCTCGATGTACGCCCGCCAGGCCGCGAGCTCGTCGTGCGTGGGGACCGGCCGGCGACGCCGTGGATTATCCATGGACCCTCCTCGGTTGTTGACGTGTGAATCATATGCGCCCCGGCGCGACCTCACCGAGAAGGAGCGGCAGACCATGGACGTCTCGCAGATCGAGTTCGGCATCGACAGCTTCGGCGACCGGCCGCGGGACGACCGGGGCGAGATCGTCTCGCACGCCGAGGCGATCCGTGCGGCGGTGGCCGAGGCGGTGCTCGCCGACCAGGTCGGCATCGACGTGGTCGCTCTCGGTGAGCACCACCGGCCGGAGTATGCGATCTCCAGCCCGGAGACGGTGCTGGCCGGCATCGCGACGGCGACGAAGCGCATCCGGCTCGCCTCGGGGGTGACGGTGCTGTCCTCGGACGACCCGGTGCGCGTGTTCCAGCGGTTCGCCACCGTGGACGCGCTGTCCCACGGTCGCGCCGAGGTCATCCTCGGCCGCGGATCGTTCACCGAGTCCTTCCCGCTGTTCGGGTACGACCTGAAGGACTACGACGTCCTGTTCGAGGAGAAGATCAATCTCTTCCACCATCTGCTGAGCGAGCAGCCGGTCACCTGGGAGGGCACGACCCGCGCGCCGCTGGACCAGGCCGACGTGTTCCCGAAGACCGAGTCGGGCCGGCTCCAGACGTGGGTGGGGGTCGGCGGGACACCCCAGTCGGTGCTCCGCACCGCCACCTACGGTTTCCGGCTCATGCTCGCGATCATCGGTGGGGCCCCGGACCGCTTCGCGCCCTACGTGGACCTGTACCGGCGAGCCCATGAGCAGCTCGGCACGACCCCTCAGCCGGTCGGGATGCACTCGCCGGGCTTCGTCGCAGCGACGGACGAGGAGGCCAAGGAGCTGTTCTACCCCGGCTACCGGGAGATCCGCGACCGGATCGGTGCGCTGCGCGGATGGGCGCCGCTCCGCAGGGCGGAGTTCGACGCCGAGGTGGACGGCGGGTCGCTGTACGTGGGCTCGGTCGAGACGGTCGCGGCGAAGATCGCCCGCGCGGTGCGGGTGCTCGGCGCGGGCCGGTTCGACATGATCTACTCCGCAGCCGGCACCGTGTCCGCCACCGCGCGGCTGCGTTCGGTCGAGCTCTACGGCACCCAGGTCATCCCCCGGGTGCGCGAGATCCTGGCCGAGACCCCGAAGATCGCGGCAGGAGCGGCACGATGAGCCCCGCCACCACGACGGTCGGGATCCTGGGTGCCGGGAAAGTAGGAACCGTCCTGGCCCGGCTGGCCGTGGCTGCGGGCTTCCAGGTCCTCATCTCCGGCTCCGGCGACCCCGAGAAGATCGCTCTCACCACGGAGGTCCTCACGCCGGGCGCCCGGCCGGTCCGGTCCGCCGAGGCGGCGGCGGCCGCGGACGTCGTCGTGCTCGCCCTGCCGCTCAGCAAGCACCGCGACATCCCGGTCCGGGAGCTGGAAGGCAAGCTGGTCGTCGACGCGATGAACCACTGGTGGGAGATCGACGGCCCCCGGGACGCGGTCGTGCCGCCCGGACTCTCCTCCAGCGAGCTGGTCCAGCAGTTCCTGACGGGTGCGCGGGTGGTCAAGGCGTTCAACCACATGGGCTACCACGACCTGGAGGACGGGGCCCGACCCGTGGGGCCGGGGCGCAAGGGGATCGCCGTCGCCGGAGACTCGCCGGCGGACGTCGTCGCGGTGTCGGAGCTGGTCGACTCCCTCGGGTTCGACGTGCTCGCCATCGGCGACCTCGCGTCGGGGGTCCGGCTCGAACCAGGCAACCCTGCCTTCGGGGCGAACGTCGACGTGGAGGACCTCCGCGCCCTCACCAGCGGCCCGGTGCCCGTCGCGCCGAGCGACGTCGTGCAGGCCGCCACGGCGCGGCATAGCGTGACGTCGGACCGTGCGCGGGATCGCGCGGACGCGGAGGCGAGCACATGAGGTCGATGATCCCCGACTACCTGGACGGGGCGCTGTCCGACGTCGGGGCGGACGACTCCGGTGCGACGGCGGCCTACATCCCTGAGCTCGCGGCGGCAGACCCCGACCGGCTCGGCGCCGTCTTCGCGACGATCGACGGCCGTGTCTACGGCGCGGGCGACATCGACGTGGAGTTCACGATCCAGTCGATCTCGAAGCCGTTCGCCTACGCGTTGGCGTTGTCCGACCGTGGGTTCGAGCCCGTCCTCGCCAAGGTCGGGGTCGAGCCTTCCGGCGAGGCGTTCAACGAGATCTCCCTGGAGGACGGGACCGGGCGCCCGCTCAACCCGATGATCAACGCCGGCGCCATGACGACCCACGCCCTCACCGGCCCGGAGGGGGCCGACCCCGCCCGCCGCGTGGAGCGCGTGATCGACGGCCTCTCGGCCTTCGCGGGCCGCCGACTGCGGGTCGACGAGGCGACGTGCACCTCCGAGATGCAGCATGCGCACCGCAACCTGGCGATCGCGCACATGCTGCGCAGCCACGAGATCTTCACGGAGGACCCCCGTGGCGTGGTGGAGGGCTACCTGCGCCAGTGCTCGGTGCTCGTCACGGCGCGGGACCTGGCCATGATGGCTGCCACGTTGGCCAACCGTGGTGTCAACCCGCTCTCGGGTCGGCGCGTGGTCGGCGAGCGGGTGGTCCGGCAGGTGCTGAGCGTCATGGCCACCTGCGGGATGTACGACGCCGCGGGAGACTGGGCGACGCAGGTCGGCATCCCCGCCAAGAGCGGCGTCGCCGGTGGGATCATCGGCGCTCTGCCGGGACAGATCGGCATCGCGACCTTCTCTCCCCGCCTCGACATGCACGGCAACAGCGTCCGCGGCGTCTCGCTCTTCGAGCGGTTCTCCTCCGACATGGGACTGCACGTGATGGAGGTGCCGCCCGCCGCGCGCACCGTCGTGCGGTCCCACAGCGTCCGCGGCAGTGCGCAGGACGCTGTCCGGGTCCTCCGGCTGCAGGGCGGGATCCGGTTCGCCGGGGCGGAACGGTTCGTCCGGGAGGTCATGGACAGCCCGCCGACCGAACCACGAGTCGTCGTCGACGTCTCCGCGGTGTACTCCATCGACGACGTCTCGCGCCGGATGCTCCTCGAGCTCGTGCGCCGGCTCACCCTGGACGGTCGCGACGTCTACCTTGTCGACCCGGAGGTGATCGTCCCCGACCCGGACCCGGGCGAGGGCGGTCGGTTGACGGTCGTGGGCACGGTGGAGGAGGTCGCGGTCAGGGTGGACGGGCGCGGCGTCCCGTCCGCGAGACCGGAGGTCGACGCATGAGCGCCGAGCCGCGGAGCGGGGCCGGGTGCCGGGCCACCGGCTCGCCGGAACGGTTGACCGTGGCGTGACGACAGGGAATCTGCTGGGAGCAGCGGTCGCCCCTCCGGCGGCCCAGAACCGAAAGGGACCAGGATCATGGGCTACATCACCGTAGGGAACGAGAACAGCACGCCGGTCGAGCTGTACTACGAGGACCAGGGCAGCGGGCAGCCGGTCGTGCTCATCCACGGCTACCCGCTCGACGGGCACAGCTGGGAGCGTCAGACCAGGGAGCTGCTGGACGAGGGCTACCGGGTGATCACGTACGACCGGCGCGGTTTCGGCCAGTCGTCGAAGGTGCACCACGGCTACGACTACGACACCTTCGCCGCCGACCTGCACGTGCTGCTGGAGACCCTGGACCTGCGCGACGTCGTGCTCGTGGGCTTCTCGATGGGTACCGGTGAGCTCGCCCGCTACGTCGCCCGGTACGGTCACGAGCGCGTCGCCAAGCTGGCGTTCCTCGCCTCGCTCGAGCCGTTCCTCGTCCAGCGTGACGACAACCCCGAGGGCGTGCCGCAAGAGGTCTTCGACGGCATCGCCGCGGCTGCCCGGGGCGACCGGTACGCCTGGTACACCGAGTTCTTCACGAACTTCTACAACCTCGACGAGACGCTCGGCTCGCTCATCAGCCCGGAGGCCGTTCAGGCCAGCTGGAATGTCGCCGTCCGCAGCGCACCGGTCGCCGCCTACGCCGTCGTCCCGGCCTGGATCGAGGACTTCCGTACCGACGTCGACGCCGTGCGCGCTGCTGGCAAGCCGACGATGATCCTGCACGGCACCAAGGACAACATCCTGCCGATCGACGCCACCGCCCGTCGTTTCCGCCAGGCGCTCCCCGACGCTACCTACGTCGAGATCGAGGACGCGCCCCACGGGTTGCTGTGGACGCACGGCGACCAGGTCAACGACGCCCTGAAGTCCTTCCTGGGAGTCACAGCGTGAGCAGGACCTTGGTGGCACGGCGCTCGTCCATCGCCTGATATCCCTCGGCCGCACGCTCGAGCGGGAGCTCGAGGTCGAAGACGATCCCCGGATCGATCTGGTCGGTCATGATCAGGTCGATCAGCTCGGGGAGGAACCGGCGCACGGGCGCGGGGCCGCCGAGCAGGCTCACGGTCGCGAAGAACAGGTCGAGGCCGTCCAGCTCCACGCCGTGGGAGACTCCGACGTAGCCGACGTGTCCGCCAGGTCGGGTGGCGTGGATGGCCTGCATCATCGACTCGCGCGTGCCGACGGCCTCGACGGTCGAGTGCGCGCCGTACCCGCCGGTGAGCTCCTTGATCCTCGCGACGCCCTCCTCACCGCGCTCCTCGACGATGTCGGTCGCG contains:
- a CDS encoding DUF2277 domain-containing protein, whose protein sequence is MCRNITTLRGLEPPATGEEIEAAAAQFVKKVTGVAYDAAPATREPCEAAAAQITEIVTALLAELPARRTPPPTVPPLRRPEVQERIAAREAAHRAAHEAGLPHDHEHDHEEQHEAAAS
- a CDS encoding chorismate-binding protein, translating into MLPPTSWASFGGRVASDVVECVDLTAHPERLAEPGPWFVVVDFEAYGRGGRARAWRFARVSAAVPASRPVAWSGPHPRSWRSSLDRPAYEAAVETVRAHVREGTVYQVNVCRVLEAPLAGTDGGEPDARALAARLATGNPAPYAAAVHVPAASGVDPVWVVSASPELYLSLDAGALGSGPIKGTAPTADGLTAKDRAENVMITDLVRNDLQQVCEPGTVTVTDLLGVEEHPGLVHLVSRVHGRLAADVAATPDRWARVLAATFPPGSVSGAPKSTALRLIDDLETAPRGPYCGAVGWVDGDRAELAVGIRTFWWDDGVLRFGTGAGITWGSDAAAEWRETELKAARLVGLASGPADDARP
- a CDS encoding VOC family protein; its protein translation is MTALWLTLRYRDPAAALRWLLALGFTERAVHRSPDDPGAVVHAELDWPGGGGLMLGLAHESPEWPQQPGTGGAYLVVDDVDAAFATAVAAGGRPVASPRDVDYGGRTAAVADAEGNLWSLGTYRP
- a CDS encoding dihydrofolate reductase family protein; translation: MSIVTCDIAVSLDGFAAGPHPTRELPFGDVVGTGEVLHSWMFDHHADDHRQEIAAILDAGAYVMGRGMFSPDTGPWDLDWTGWWGDEPPYRAPVLVLTHHERAPLTLGETTFHFVTGGLEDAMARARHAAGDRPVSVAGGAGLVNQCLRAGVIDELRLHVVPAVLDVPGATRLFDGVGRHDLEAVGARWTPEVTHLTYRRRAD
- a CDS encoding aminotransferase class IV; this translates as MTLVIWAEGRLVGSDEAALSAVDHGITVGDGVFETCTVLDGRVFALTRHLARLARSARGLGLEAPDEQKVRDGVAAVLAAATHEAGPFDGRLRITVTAGVGPLGSGRVPGAQTVVVAAQDGAMAPESHSARSPWPRNERSPIAGLKTTSYAENVVALADAKAKGADESILPNTVGALCEGTGSNVFVEGGGELLTPPLESGCLAGITRALVLEWGAEAGLPVREAALDELPFSVLDDVTAGRAQLALTSSGRNVQPVTWLDGAPVAAGEITLAVREVFEKNCRERLDP
- a CDS encoding ATP-binding cassette domain-containing protein, giving the protein MIQFDRVTYRYGRADRSVLDHFTWDVSRGRTVLLGPNGAGKSTLLGLGAGAFAPQHGSVHVPGVDRSQRSRARRRTWAGVVGWMPQDVRAVRGLTAREQVAYAGWLRGLTRSDAWERAAAALEAVDLVAETDRQTSALSGGQLRRVGIAEALVPGPSVLLLDEPTVGLDPGQRARVRDLLVDLPGVQTLVVSTHQVDDLSEIFDHVAVLQRGALRFTGDVPTFLEHGDPGADVARRAETAFRTLVPESAA
- a CDS encoding DUF7224 domain-containing protein, with the protein product MAPVAVGLGVLLLSANELSGAPSAVTAGVHGAWPVIVVAPVVATGAAITGGTLRRAQWHVRPTSRSTASLLAETLWPHVGAGVLALVVTTVIALVDLPYGDFPDLRPLAAASVVVVAFAVLGFALGQRVWMPLALVAASGGTFYLLAFRVTVEPLWLRHLGGVDECCQVYETLSNRVPAASILAACALLVLGAVVVAFRPQRTGSVLAGAGTATVLLAMGVVLVSGMGSSPATLRTGEMTCRQGVVEYCVWPEQGTRLAQMMRVGDTVLGSVSSTTGAPLPTALTASRDLRAGENTFEVPDSDDDLDVAREIGSAAAPALTNQCALRLDHVSAGEDRSVLKPEDASRMLDALWIANAWWQVGSLSAMGWDETDALSEVLGEDPEPLAGLLGLRPPAQADWISDVGRAAASCDISGAPTVPREGGDR
- a CDS encoding MarR family winged helix-turn-helix transcriptional regulator; this translates as MDNPRRRRPVPTHDELAAWRAYIETSEIVRARIEARLHEESGLSGGDYRVLLALSEADGRAMRSSALAAHIEWERSRLSGHLGRMERRGLVRREPCAEDARGSRVVLTDSGHRAFHASTLPHLRAIKEVFVDALTPEQLDQLRDAAAAVRRHLRLDDGP